The Papaver somniferum cultivar HN1 chromosome 3, ASM357369v1, whole genome shotgun sequence genome includes a region encoding these proteins:
- the LOC113355490 gene encoding E3 ubiquitin protein ligase RIN2-like yields the protein MGISYISVSVVCTVGSFLGLQWWTLSLLDKFKLDGLIADNYIHSENANHALDLLLGSNLIVALLVNFVINLYVLLILCLKAIFFVQLHPTETRKVVERCVNYIIYKGAFLPLIVPPTVSQAALWSTWLTVLCTLKMFQALGRDRLERLNASPSATPWTYFRVFSVLLLVLSADVFWLRLCIIIYRSLGSTMFLLLFFEPLSIAFETVQAVMVHGFQLLDMWQRRSVESNTDCQSSQLFSRSVAGSLLEWKGLLVRNCGFFLDIMTWLMALGHYLHIWWLHGMAFHLIDAVIFLNIRALLSAVIKRIKGFVKLRLALSSLHGALPDATSEELQAYDDECAICREPMAKAKKLSCNHLFHLACLRSWLDQGTNEVYSCPTCRRSLFPGARENSTHSRTEEALNNEHLARQIGYGLDTQNAPDRVPPAGTFPNQPQAPPDGIPWRVGLEPNWGQPWPDQGSDGAGPSSTAVRSVGLGRVQMMMRHLASVGETYAQTAIEDAAWGLWPTPHPQAASGSSVLPPQAAAALGYNGHIGGLRFRNPTHSVNDNMSAILAMAETVREVLPHIPNEIIFQDLQRTNSVAVTVNNLLQM from the exons ATGGGTATTAGTTACATATCTGTTTCAGTGGTGTGTACAGTTGGGAGTTTCTTAGGGCTACAGTGGTGGACACTATCTTTACTAGACAAGTTCAAATTAGATGGTTTAATTGCTGATAATTATATACATTCTGAGAATGCTAATCATGCACTTGACTTACTATTGGGATCCAATCTTATAGTTGCACTGTTGGTGAATTTTGTGATCAATCTATACGTTCTACTCATTTTGTGTCTCAAG GCTATTTTTTTTGTCCAGCTGCATCCAACTGAGACGCGAAAAGTAGTGGAACGATGTGTAAATTACATTATATACAAG GGGGCATTTCTTCCTTTGATTGTACCACCCACTGTTTCCCAAGCAGCATTATGGTCAACTTGGTTGACAGTTCTCTGTACCTTGAAG ATGTTTCAGGCATTGGGTAGAGACCGGCTGGAACGGCTGAATGCATCTCCTTCTGCAACGCCATGGACATACTTCCGCGTCTTTTCTGTTCTGCTGCTAGTTCTATCCGCTGATGTCTTCTG GTTAAGACTCTGTATCATAATATATAGATCACTGGGTTCAACTATGTTTTTGCTGTTATTCTTTGAACCTCTCAGTATTGCTTTTGAGACTGTACAG GCGGTGATGGTGCACGGGTTTCAGCTCCTTGATATGTGGCAACGACGTTCAGTAGAAAGCAACACAGATTGCCAAAGCTCCCAGCTCTTTAGCAGATCGGTGGCAG GTTCTTTATTGGAATGGAAGGGCCTTCTTGTTCGGAACTGTGGGTTTTTTCTGGACATAATGACCTGGTTGATGGCTCTCGGTCATTACTTGCATATCTGGTGGCTTCATGGCATGGCGTTCCATCTAATTGATGCAGTCATTTTCCTAAACATACGC GCTCTACTAAGTGCAGTTATAAAGAGGATCAAAGGATTTGTTAAGCTGAGATTAGCTCTTAGTTCTCTTCATGGGGCACTTCCTGATGCGACATCTGAAGAGTTGCAAGCATATGATGATGAATGTGCCATTTGCAGG GAACCAATGGCGAAGGCGAAAAAACTATCCTGTAATCATCTTTTCCATCTTGCATGCCTGAGATCATG GTTAGATCAGGGTACGAACGAGGTTTATTCATGTCCTACATGTCGAAGATCACTATTTCCAGGTGCACGTGAAAACAGTACTCACTCCCGTACTGAGGAAGCTTTGAATAATGAACATCTTGCCCGTCAAATAGGTTATGGATTGGACACACAAAATGCACCAGATCGTGTCCCGCCTGCAGGAACATTTCCTAACCAACCACAGGCTCCTCCTGATGGTATCCCGTGGAG AGTGGGGTTGGAACCAAATTGGGGACAACCTTGGCCAGACCAGGGTTCCGATGGTGCTGGTCCATCAAGTACTGCAGTGAGATCAGTTGGGTTAGGCAGAGTCCAGATGATGATGAGACATTTAGCATCTGTGGGTGAAACCTATGCGCAGACTGCCATTGAAGATGCTGCATGGGGTCTTTGGCCTACGCCACATCCCCAGGCTGCGTCTGGCTCTTCTGTTCTTCCTCcccaagctgctgctgctttaGGCTATAATGGACATATTGGTGGTTTACGCTTCAGGAATCCCACTCATTCTGTGAATGATAACATGTCAGCTATACTTGCCATGGCGGAGACTGTCAGGGAAGTGCTTCCCCATATTCCCAATGAAATAATTTTTCAG GACTTACAGCGTACAAACTCTGTTGCTGTCACTGTAAATAATCTACTTCAAATGTGA
- the LOC113359130 gene encoding protein INAPERTURATE POLLEN1-like, producing MSKLSWIGVKKSSRLFKDFHEEWIPTLKNTLLPLLSRSIMVSPPELLSTHVQMFHHHFQTYYQTLDLAASEDVSQLLFPTWHNSIQKPFLWFGDFHPSIFTNLLRSLLNNDDDDEDEDGGTEKSADYPLVWKYPSKNLISKVEEMECGLRLILPGIMNRYRVLQSGFIDKVGYDWIHSTGKNEILKAISGDVCVQMDELITVFLDANRLRRSILMEIISATDVYQSALYLQGLAQFFLGFSDVELVKEFEQCKIPLTLIIH from the coding sequence ATGAGTAAGTTATCATGGATTGGTGTCAAGAAAAGCTCTCGACTTTTCAAAGATTTCCATGAAGAATGGATTCCAACCTTAAAGAATACTCTTCTCCCATTACTCTCCCGTTCAATAATGGTTTCTCCACCAGAATTACTCTCAACTCATGTCCAGATGTTCCACCACCATTTCCAAACCTATTACCAAACCCTAGATCTTGCTGCTTCCGAAGATGTTTCTCAACTTCTTTTCCCAACTTGGCATAACTCAATACAAAAACCCTTTCTCTGGTTTGGTGATTTTCATCCTAGTATCTTCACAAATCTCTTGAGATCATTACTCAACaacgacgatgatgatgaagatgaagatggggGTACAGAAAAATCTGCAGATTACCCACTTGTTTGGAAATACCCATCAAAGAATTTGATAAGTAAAGTTGAAGAAATGGAATGTGGGTTAAGATTGATTCTTCCTGGGATTATGAATCGGTATAGGGTATTACAATCTGGGTTTATTGATAAAGTTGGGTATGATTGGATTCATTCTACAGGGAAGAATGAAATCTTGAAAGCAATTAGTGGTGATGTATGTGTTCAGATGGATGAATTAATAACTGTGTTTTTAGATGCTAATAGATTAAGAAGAAGTATTTTAATGGAGATTATTAGCGCTACAGATGTTTATCAATCTGCTCTTTATCTTCAAGGACTTGCTCAGTTCTTTTTAGGGTTCAGTGATGTTGAATTGGTTAAGGAATTTGAACAATGCAAGATCCCATTAACACTAATTATTCATTGA
- the LOC113355493 gene encoding monocopper oxidase-like protein SKU5, protein MAFFRDFLFSITISLFLTTLCYAGDPTVYLNWEVKYITVAPLGVKQQVIAINKEFPGPIVNVTTNNNVVANIVNGLDEPLLITWNGIQMRRNSWQDGVLGTNCPIPPNWNYTYNFQVKDQIGSFYYFPSTNFQSASGGYGGIIVNNRAVISLPFDEPYGDITMLIGDWYIRNHTSLRRSLNDGKHLGMPDGVLINGKGPYQYNSTFVPDGIDHASFKVEPGKTYRLRVHNVGISTSLNFRIQNHNLLLSETEGGYTVQQNYTNLDIHVGQSYSFLVTMDQNASSDYYIVASPRFVNETVWQRVTGVGILHYSNSKGKASGPLPLGPQDENDKTYSMNQARSIRWNVSASGARPNPQGSFKYGGINVTQVYVLKNKPPVTIKGKQRTTLNGISYVNPDTPLRLADEYKVKGVYTLDFPDKPLTGASRMASSVINGTYRGFMEVVLQNNDTKVQSYHLDGYAFFVVGMDYGDWTENSRGTYNKWDGVARSTIQVFPGAWTSILISLDNVGFWNLRTANLDSWYLGQETYIRIVNPEATNETELARPENSIFCGALKHKQQPYHVGPKSAATSYRSKLLLSFLTLIFAIIV, encoded by the exons ATGGCGTTTTTTAGAGATTTTCTGTTCAGCATTACCatttcattattcttgacgacTCTGTGTTATGCCGGAGATCCGACTGTTTACTTGAACTGGGAAGTCAAGTACATTACCGTTGCTCCGTTAGGTGTTAAACAACAG GTTATTGCTATAAACAAAGAATTTCCAGGTCCTATTGTTAATGTCACCACAAACAACAATGTCGTAGCCAACATTGTTAACGGCTTGGATGAGCCTCTTCTCATCACTTG GAATGGAATCCAAATGAGGCGTAATTCATGGCAAGATGGTGTTCTTGGTACTAATTGTCCAATTCCTCCGAATTGGAACTATACTTATAATTTTCAAGTGAAAGATCAGATTGGAAGCTTTTATTACTTCCCATCTACTAATTTCCAGAGTGCCTCCGGTGGTTATGGAGGAATTATTGTAAATAATAGAGCTGTTATCAGTCTTCCCTTTGATGAGCCTTATGGTGATATCACTATGCTTATTGGTGATTGGTATATCAGGAACCATACG TCTCTAAGGAGGAGCCTTAATGATGGAAAACACCTTGGGATGCCCGATGGTGTTCTGATTAATGGAAAGGGACCATACCAGTATAACAGCACGTTTGTTCCTGATGGCATTGATCATGCTAGTTTCAAAGTCGAACCAG GCAAAACTTATCGGTTACGTGTGCACAATGTCGGAATCTCTACTAGTTTGAACTTCCGCATACAGAACCACAACCTGCTTTTGTCTGAAACAGAGGGAGGATACACAGTACAACAGAATTATACTAACCTAGATATTCATGTCGGTCAATCTTATTCATTCTTGGTGACCATGGATCAGAATGCAAGTTCAGATTACTATATTGTAGCAAGTCCGAGGTTTGTAAATGAAACAGTTTGGCAGAGAGTCACTGGAGTTGGTATCTTGCACTATTCCAATTCCAAGGGCAAAGCATCTGGTCCTCTCCCCCTAGGACCCCAAGATGAAAATGACAAGACTTATTCGATGAACCAAGCGAGATCTATTAG GTGGAATGTCTCTGCCAGTGGTGCTCGACCTAACCCACAAGGATCTTTTAAGTATGGAGGAATTAATGTGACCCAGGTCTATGTGTTGAAAAATAAACCACCAGTCACAATTAAGGGCAAACAAAGAACTACACTTAACGGAATCTCCTACGTTAATCCTGATACCCCATTAAGGCTTGCTGATGAGTACAAAGTTAAGGGAGTGTATACACTTGATTTCCCGGACAAGCCACTAACCGGTGCATCCAGGATGGCATCCTCTGTAATCAATGGCACATACAGAGGATTCATGGAAGTTGTACTACAGAACAATGATACCAAAGTTCAGAGCTATCACTTGGATGGATATGCATTCTTTGTTGTAGG CATGGATTATGGAGATTGGACTGAGAACAGCAGGGGCACTTACAATAAGTGGGATGGGGTTGCTCGAAGTACAATACAG GTGTTCCCAGGGGCATGGACGTCGATCTTGATTTCTCTAGACAATGTTGGATTTTGGAACTTGAGAACAGCAAACCTTGATAGCTGGTATCTTGGTCAGGAAACTTATATAAGGATCGTCAATCCAGAGGCTACCAATGAAACCGAATTAGCCCGTCCAGAAAATTCCATTTTCTGTGGTGCCCTGAAACATAAGCAGCA GCCTTATCACGTAGGACCGAAGTCAGCTGCAACATCATACCGATCAAAGTTATTATTGTCTTTCCTGACGCTCATCTTTGCTATTATTGTTTAG
- the LOC113355491 gene encoding uncharacterized protein LOC113355491: MSVNLRSSSSPSLSLLKSRECSRLVSIQPNHIKFQNKRRTSFPQICAAASTGNSSSSIQTGSNSTELDAVSSFSEIVPDTVIFDDFQRFPPTAATVSSSLLLGISSLPDTIFRNAIEAALADSECYAVENSETRPACFLNKALVNVGSDLAKLVPGKVSTEVDARLAYDTHGIVRKVHELLKLYNEVEIPVERLLFKIPATWQGIEASRLLESEGIQTHLTFIYSFSQAAAAAQAGASVIQIFVGRLRDWARNNSGDPEIEAAIKRGEDPGLALVTKAYNYIHKYGHKSKLMAAAVRNKQDLFSLLGVDYIIAPLKILRSLKESSAYPDEKYGFVRRLSPDLAREYNFEEEELVKSDQLKFASAMGPAAEELLASGLDGYVNQTKRVEELFGKIWPPPNV, from the exons ATGTCTGTAAATCTACGatcatcatcttctccatcaCTATCTCTTCTCAAATCAAGAGAATGTAGCAGACTCGTTTCAATCCAACCAAATCACATCAAATTTCAGAATAAGAGAAGAACATCATTCCCTCAAATCTGTGCTGCTGCTTCCACTGGGAATTCCTCATCCTCTATTCAAACAG GTTCAAACAGTACTGAACTGGATGCAGTATCGAGCTTCAGTGAGATCGTTCCAGATACTGTCATTTTTGATGATTTCCAAAG GTTTCCACCAACTGCTGCCACTGTTAGTTCTTCATTGCTACTAGGTATTTCTAGTCTCCCAGATACCATTTTCAGG aATGCTATTGAGGCTGCTCTTGCAGATTCAGAGTGTTATGctgtagaaaattcggaaactcgCCCTGCTTGTTTCCTTAACAAG GCTTTAGTGAATGTTGGGTCTGATTTGGCTAAGTTAGTCCCTGGTAAAGTTTCGACTGAAGTTGATGCTCGTTTGGCTTATGACACCCATGGCATTGTCAGGAAG GTgcatgaactgctgaagttgtaCAATGAAGTGGAGATCCCAGTTGAGCGTCTTCTCTTCAAAATTCCTGCAACTTGGCAA GGAATTGAGGCCTCTAGATTGCTTGAATCTGAAGGCATACAGACACATTTGACTTTCATTTACAG CTTTTCTCAAGCAGCAGCTGCAGCTCAAGCTGGTGCATCTGTTATCCAGATTTTTGTTGGTCGGCTTCGG GATTGGGCTCGTAATAATTCTGGCGACCCTGAGATTGAAGCTGCTATCAAAAGAGGAGAAGATCCTGGGTTGGCTTTG GTAACCAAAGCATACAATTATATCCACAAATATGGACATAAGTCAAAGTTGATGGCAGCAGCTGTTAGAAACAAACAGGATTTGTTCAGCCTTCTGGG GGTTGATTACATTATTGCCCCACTGAAGATATTGCGTTCACTCAAAGAATCCTCTGCTTATCCTGATGAAAAATATGGATTCGTGAGGAGGCTATCCCCAGATTTGGCCAGGGAATACAATTTCGAAGAAGAAGAG CTTGTGAAGTCGGACCAATTGAAGTTCGCTTCAGCGATGGGACCTGCTGCTGAGGAGCTGCTTGCATCAGGCCTGGACGGATACGTTAATCAAACCAAACGTGTTGAGGAGTTGTTTGGTAAAATCTGGCCTCCTCCAAATGTCTAA